Proteins found in one Syngnathus acus chromosome 9, fSynAcu1.2, whole genome shotgun sequence genomic segment:
- the LOC119127287 gene encoding C-type lectin lectoxin-Lio2-like isoform X1: protein MTVRCPPGCAEAGYKVYGTRIYKPDSNICAAAIHSGVIENEIGGDVTLLKTLPQKAYNGSACNGIISKVYVDELAPSPSYTFAATEPRCLGPDWEEFADFCYKRFDDTKKWYDAQHFCRSLDAELVSIRSEAERDWLHDLVKLAPGDTWTGLNDLVDRGRFVWSDRQMVTFTNWAPGKPTGLMENCVATLSQSGKWKKMSCMELNGYVCKMPTARYPLDLESAKAICE from the exons ATGAC GGTCCGCTGCCCACCGGGCTGCGCCGAAGCCGGCTACAAGGTCTACGGAACACGGATCTACAAACCG GACTCGAACATCTGCGCGGCTGCTATTCACTCGGGCGTCATTGAGAACGAGATCGGAGGAGATGTGACTTTGCTGAAGACACTGCCACAGAAAGCCTACAACGGCTCCGCCTGTAACGGAATCATCTCGAAAGT ATATGTTGACGAATTGGCTCCGTCTCCGTCTTACACTTTTGCTGCCACGG AGCCGAGATGCTTGGGACCTGactgggaggagtttgcggACTTCTGCTACAAACGTTTTGATGATACAAAGAAGTGGTACGACGCTCAACACTTCTGCAGGAGTCTCGATGCCGAGCTGGTGTCCATCCGCTCCGAGGCTGAGCGGGATTGGCTGCACGACCTCGTGAAGCTTG CCCCTGGAGACACGTGGACCGGACTCAACGACCTGGTCGATCGCGGCAGATTCGTGTGGTCGGACCGCCAGATGGTGACCTTCACCAACTGGGCTCCGGGAAAACCTACCGGCCTGATGGAGAATTGCGTGGCCACCTTGAGCCAG TCTGGCAAATGGAAGAAGATGTCCTGCATGGAATTAAACGGCTACGTGTGCAAGATGCCCACAGCGCGTTATCCGCTGGATTTGGAAAGTGCCAAGGCAATTTGCGAGTAA
- the paip1 gene encoding polyadenylate-binding protein-interacting protein 1, which produces MNENFNRAPGAGRSRNLPADAALQSSGWDSDSRLTIFNQREPLRQPRSYPAPGDCNVSTATENGAAGVSGDSKRQNTDQHNAISPSVSVGSHHFNSLVESSKLSASAPEFVPTAGYQNDAFYEDNDDTCSAPTLADMVRDFLCHLSSSPGMFESDVEHITSVLNSYVTTVQLLAELVELIYTESTAIPNFAYTGARLCNYLSHHLNLSPPGGNFRQLLLQKCQKEFMQRDVAVQGDPETQKKFHAFALFLGELYLHLELKSGNGSVTRANVLLLALKDLLNSLLSNPVDANIICAVKLLKLTGSALDDAWKEQGKTTFMDALIQRIETIVLDATCSRDVRQMLLKLVELRSSDWGRVCAAVSSNATPDNDPNYFMNEPTFYTEDGTPFTAADPEYAEKYQELMEKQDYFHDFGGENETEDDEYDFDDEMDPEIEEAFESFYLESERKRQQ; this is translated from the exons ATGAACGAGAATTTTAATCGAGCTCCCGGAGCTGGGAGAAGCCGAAATCTTCCAGCAGACGCTGCACTCCAGAGTTCAGGTTGGGACAGCGACAGTCGCTTGACAATTTTTAACCAAAGGGAACCTTTGAGACAGCCTCGATCATATCCAGCTCCCGGGGATTGCAACGTTAGCACGGCTACTGAAAATGGCGCTGCAGGTGTTAGTGGAG ACAGTAAAAGACAGAACACAGATCAACACAATGCCATCAGCCCTTCAGTGTCTGTGGGGAGTCATCATTTCAATTCCTTGGTTGAGTCGTCCAAGCTCTCTGCCAGCGCTCCAGAGTTTGTCCCAACCGCTGGGTACCAAAATGAC GCTTTCTATGAGGACAATGATGACACTTGCAGTGCTCCGACCTTGGCTGACATGGTGCGGGATTTCCTATGCCACCTGAGCTCCTCGCCGGGAATGTTTGAGTCGGACGTTGAACACATAACTAGCGTGCTTAATTCGTATGTTACGACCGTGCAGTTGTTGGCAGAACTGGTGGAGTTGATCTACACAGAG TCCACCGCCATCCCCAACTTCGCTTACACGGGCGCACGACTTTGCAACTATCTGTCCCATCATCTCAACCTCAGCCCACCCGGCGGTAACTTTCGCCAGCTGCTCCTGCAAAA GTGTCAAAAAGAATTTATGCAGAGAGATGTCGCTGTGCAAGGAGACCCTGAAACACAGAAAAAGTTCCACGCATTTGCGCTCTTTCTTGGTGAGCTCTACCTTCATCTGGAG CTGAAGAGTGGCAACGGAAGTGTAACTCGAGCCAACGTCCTCCTGCTGGCATTGAAAGACCTGTTGAACTCGCTGCTCTCCAATCCAGTGGACGCAAACATCATCTGTGCTGTCAAATTGCTCAAG CTGACCGGCTCCGCCTTGGACGACGCGTGGAAAGAACAAGGCAAGACGACGTTCATGGACGCGCTGATCCAGAGGATAGAAACCATTGTACTGGATGCCACGTGCAGTAG GGATGTGCGGCAAATGCTTCTAAAGCTGGTGGAGCTGCGCTCCAGTGACTGGGGGAGAGTGTGCGCCGCTGTGAGCAGCAATGCTACGCCCGACAACGACCCCAACTACTTCATG AATGAGCCCACTTTCTACACAGAGGACGGAACTCCTTTTACAGCTGCAGACCCAG AATATGCCGAGAAATACCAGGAGCTCATGGAAAAGCAAGACTACTTCCATGATTTCGGTGGGGAAAATGAAACTGAAGATGATGA ATACGACTTTGACGACGAGATGGATCCGGAGATCGAAGAAGCCTTTGAGAGTTTCTATTTGGAGTCAGAGAGGAAACGACAGCAATAA